The following proteins are co-located in the Festucalex cinctus isolate MCC-2025b chromosome 15, RoL_Fcin_1.0, whole genome shotgun sequence genome:
- the slc46a2 gene encoding solute carrier family 46 member 2 produces the protein MATSSWCRSTFQVFRRVEPLVVLEQLGTSLFDTALLMVVKDRCATANATNPGGEDDQQKAMSDFYMVQNLIAQLTPIVPALLLAKAGDRGWRRAPVVVPLCGYLLSSVALLQVVLLRLPIQVMFGAAVLLGISGGFCAYWPGVMTLTSLGSNADNRSQVMMRVELVYGAAGLLGSLLSGHVFLLYSSSVGHGTVLLCVCTLLHLLSLIHATVLLQVKQVSSEPEESSTLLPHSSNSVPAERSTRMNMVNVALLFSAAILYGSSVGGAVEILGIFVIKQPLHWNAAQVGYGNAAGFVIFLTSFLGAVAFRRCVSDVTLILIGMLSFASGIYFMSFVTATYMFYLARSLSLFGLIPLPTIRSLLSQKVPTSLCGFTLTALQLALRFAALAYIPAFTKLYQRTLGWFPGFVFTISSMLAVLGMIPISVVGCRWSRPRRSEEAETTETRHADEEN, from the exons ATGGCGACGTCGAGCTGGTGTCGAAGCACCTTCCAGGTGTTCCGTCGAGTTGAACCGCTCGTCGTGCTCGAGCAGCTGGGGACCTCTTTGTTCGACACCGCCCTGCTCATGGTGGTCAAGGACCGGTGTGCCACTGCTAACGCCACCAATCCCGGCGGCGAGGACGACCAACAAAAAGCCATGTCGGACTTCTACATGGTTCAGAACCTTATCGCCCAGCTGACGCCTATCGTGCCCGCTCTCCTCCTCGCCAAAGCGGGGGACCGCGGCTGGAGGAGAGCCCCGGTTGTGGTACCCCTGTGCGGTTACCTGCTGTCGAGCGTCGCCCTCCTCCAGGTGGTTCTTTTAAGGCTGCCCATCCAGGTAATGTTCGGAGCGGCGGTTCTCCTTGGAATATCCGGCGGGTTCTGCGCTTACTGGCCCGGCGTCATGACGTTGACCTCGCTGGGCTCCAACGCGGACAATCGCTCCCAG GTGATGATGAGAGTGGAGCTGGTGTACGGAGCGGCGGGCCTGCTGGGTAGTCTGCTGTCAGGTCATGTGTTCCTGCTGTACAGTTCTAGTGTTGGACACGGCACCGTCCTGCTCTGCGTCTGCACACTTCTCCACCTGCTGAGCCTCATTCACGCCACTGTGCTGCTGCAG GTAAAGCAAGTATCAAGTGAGCCGGAAGAGAGCAGCACCCTCCTCCCTCACTCCTCCAACAGTGTTCCTGCAGAGAGGTCCACAAGGATGAACATGGTGAACGTGGCTCTGCTGTTTTCCGCTGCTATTTTGTATGGCTCCTCAGTGGGCGGAGCCGTTGAGATCCTGGGCATCTTTGTGATAAAACAGCCGCTCCACTGGAACGCTGCCCAG GTGGGTTACGGGAATGCAGCAGGCTTTGTGATCTTCCTCACCAGTTTCCTTGGCGCTGTTGCTTTTCGCCGCTGCGTGAGCGATGTCACGCTCATCCTGATTGGCATGCTCTCGTTCGCTTCTGGAATCTACTTCATGTCCTTTGTCACCGCAACCTACATGTTCTACCTGG ctcgCTCGCTCAGCCTCTTTGGTCTCATCCCGCTGCCTACAATCAGATCACTGCTCTCGCAGAAGGTCCCAACATCGTTGTGCG GCTTCACTTTGACAGCCCTGCAGCTGGCGCTGAGGTTTGCAGCTCTGGCGTACATCCCTGCATTCACCAAACTCTACCAGAGAACGTTAGGATGGTTCCCAGGTTTTGTCTTCACCATCTCCAGCATGCTGGCAGTTCTGGGAATGATTCCCATCAG TGTTGTGGGATGCAGGTGGTCTCGGCCGAGACGTTCTGAAGAGGCTGAGACGACCGAAACACGGCATGCAGATGAGGAGAACTAA